A single window of Nyctibius grandis isolate bNycGra1 chromosome Z, bNycGra1.pri, whole genome shotgun sequence DNA harbors:
- the SLC29A4 gene encoding equilibrative nucleoside transporter 4, producing MGSVGAERFKELSPTGTPEGNVVMSFSFDSYQLEEDELQRGSQAKGVLTFMEPVSEDPEPQDRYHGIYFAMLLAGVGFLLPYNSFITDVDYLHHKYPGTSIVFDMSLTYILVALVAVILNNVLVEMLSLHTRISVGYLFALGPLLFVSICDVWLELFTRRQAYAINLVAVGVVAFGCTVQQSSFYGYTGLLPKRYTQGVMTGESTAGVIISLSRIFTKLLLSDEKENTVIFFFISIGMELTCFILHLLVKRTHFVRYYTACSRKGLPEPQGAGDHGTGYHIHHDVTTEDIRFENRPRGQPSSPRGSPGPEAELAGSGTYIRFDVPRPKIKRNWPSFRDMLLHRYVVSRLIWAYMLSIAMTYFITLCLFPGLESEIHNCTLGEWLPILIMAIFNLSDFVGKILAALPYDWRGTHLLIYSCLRVVFIPLFIMCVYPNGRPTFGHPAWPCIFSLLMGITNGYFGSVPMILAAGKVSPEQRELAGNTMTVSYMTGLTLGSAVAYFAYSLTSTSHSTCFYTETSNGSFMSGY from the exons ATGGGCTCGGTGGGAGCCGAGCGCTTCAAGGAGCTGAGCCCGACGGGGACGCCGGAGGGCAACGTGGTGATGAGCTTCAGCTTCGACAGCTACCAGCTGGAGGAGGACGAGCTGCAGAGGGGCAGCCAGGCCAAGGGCGTCCTCACCTTCATGGAGCCGG TTTCTGAGGATCCCGAGCCCCAGGATCGATACCATGGGATTTACTTTGCCATGCTGCTGGCCGGGGTGGGATTTCTTCTGCCATACAACAGCTTTATCACCGATGTGGACTACCTGCACCATAAATACCCAG GGACCTCCATTGTCTTCGACATGAGCCTTACCTACATCCTGGTGGCCTTGGTGGCCGTCATCCTCAACAACGTGCTGGTGGAGATGCTGAGCTTGCACACCCGGATCTCCGTGG GCTACCTCTTTGCCCTGGGGCCTCTGCTCTTCGTCAGCATCTGCGATGTCTGGCTGGAGCTCTTCACCCGCAGGCAAGCCTACGCCATCAACTTGGTGGCTGTCGGGGTGGTGGCCTTTGGCTGCACAG TGCAGCAATCCAGCTTCTACGGCTACACGGGGCTGCTGCCCAAGCGCTACACACAGGGGGTGATGACGGGCGAGA GCACCGCCGGGGTTATCATCTCGCTCAGCCGCATCTTCAccaagctgctgctgtcagacGAGAAGGAGAACACGGTCATCTTCTTCTTCATCTCCATCGGCATGGAGCTGACATGCTTCATCCTCCACCTCCTGGTCAAGCGCACCCACTTTGTCCGCTATTACACCGCCTGCTCCCGCAAGGGTCTCCCTGAGCCCCAGGGGGCTGGCGACCATGGGACGGGCTACCACATCCACCACGATGTCACCACTGAGGACATCCGATTT GAGAACCGGCCGCGGGGACAGCCGAGCTCCCCCCGGGGCAGCCCAGGCCCCGAAGCTGAGCTGGCCGGCAGCGGCACCTATATACGCTTTGATGTCCCTCGGCCCAAAATCAAGAGGAACTGGCCCAGCTTCAGAG ACATGCTGCTCCACCGCTACGTTGTGTCCCGGCTCATCTGGGCCTACATGCTCTCCATCGCCATGACCTACTTCATCACGCTGTGCCTCTTTCCCGGGCTGGAGTCAGAGATCCACAACTGCACGCTGGGGGAATGGCTCCCCATCCTCATCATGGCCATCTTCAACCTCTCCGACTTCGTTGGCAAG ATCCTGGCTGCCCTGCCCTACGACTGGAGAGGGACCCACCTCCTCATCTACTCCTGCCTCCGTGTGGTCTTCATCCCCCTCTTCATCATGTGCGTCTACCCCAATGGGAGGCCCACCTTCGGCCACCCCGCCTGGCCCTGCATCTTCTCCCTCCTCATGGGCATCACCAATGGCTACTTCGGCAGCGTCCCCATGATCCTGGCTGCCGGCAAAGTGAGCCCCGAGCAGCGGGAGCTGGCAG GGAACACCATGACTGTGTCCTACATGACAGGATTAACCCTGGGCTCGGCCGTGGCATATTTTGCCTACAGCCTCACCAGTACCTCCCACAGTACCTGTTTCTACACCGAAACCTCCAACGGCTCCTTTATGTCGGGTTACTGA